In the genome of Chelmon rostratus isolate fCheRos1 chromosome 12, fCheRos1.pri, whole genome shotgun sequence, the window TTAATGGCAGTACCACAGACCCACAGTACTCCAGGGCTCACATGATGCTGCGAGCATCAGCAAATTAGTGAGCGTCAGGGAAAGTCGCTTTCAGGGCAGCCTGGTCAAAGGCCACTCTGATTTATGGCTTCTATAAACAGCAATTCACCACCTCGTAATATATCGTTTAGATGGTGGAATAGATGGTTTGAGGACTTTGAACCacattgtattttttcaaaCTTCTCAGCGATGAACAGAAAGGTAGAACAAATATGTACAAATTGTCGTagaaaagtaaaatgtaaaatccaGTAGATCTAAAACATGAATCAATAGGCACTGCAGTAATCATTGCAGGGAGTGAGACTCCAGACTCCAGGCCAAATCAACCACACGAACCACGTGAACATACTGTAAGTGAATAATAACTGTTATGCTACACGACTGTGCAGTTGATCACAGGCCTCTGATAGCTCTGAAAGGGGCTTGCCACTTCTGTGATCTTTTGACAGTTTctacatatttattttattaagaACGGCCTCCATTTATGTTCCAATTCAAGCCACTGCAGCGCTTGATCAACATTACTTTTGTTGTCACTGTTAATATCAAACAGTGGTCGTGCATAAAACTCCACCTGCCACTGATCTTCAGTATATTCAAGTGCTTTCTCCACTGTCATCCATTCAGAGATCATAGAGGACGTACCGGGAACAGGAGAGACGGTAGAAACCAGTCAGAACCTCGGGGCGCCTCCTCCCTGTGCTGTTTCACCTCCCAGTCAGGAGAGGGAGTCCTACAAGAAACTGGGGTTGACTAAGCAGGTTTTGGCAGCTCATACGCAGAAGGAGGAGCAGGCCTTTCTGTATCGCTTCAGGGAGCTTCGCGGACTCACAGCGCTCAAAGCAAACTGCTCTCAGTACCTGGAGCGCCAAAAAGAGCAGATCGCCAGCGATGGTACGTCTGTCCACCGCACCGAAACGTCATTTCAAAAAGTGCAACGCAGGTTTATGACAGCTTGGAAATTCTTTTTGTAGTTTCCATCTGTAAATGTAAGATTGTACACACCGAGTTCATTGCAGAGATCCAGAAACGCAAGATGTCAGATAATCACACAGGTTTCAAACAAAGCCAGAGGTTAGCCAGAGTCAATTGGAAGAGGAAACGTAAGGAAATGCTACAATTATTCCCCAGACTGTCAGTTGTGAACATTGTTTTATGTAAGTACTGACATTTCACATGTGTCTGCTTTGAGTTTGACTTCAAATAAAGACGTTGAGGTAATTTAGTCAAACCATTGGCTTGTTTACATCCTGTGTGTGATCTTCTTACctgctcatgtttttttctgactgtgGTTTGATGTATGTACGTCACTGTGGTCTCAGATCTCTGCCATTACTTTGTCGAGTACAATGTTTTCATAAACAATAGCAGCGATGGCCAAAAGTAAGACTCATGTTTTAACCACATGGAATTTTCCCTCTTACTCGCTGTTTGTTAACCCATACTTGCCTCTTACTGCCAAATTGTAACGTTTTCAGTATGAAAATCAAATTGTCAGATTCACAAATTACTCCACAAATTCTTTTTTTATCCTGTAGCTGCACCTCCTGCTCGATCCCGCAAGCCCAGTGCAGAGCCAGCTACGCGGCGGGGCACGCGGATTAAGAAGACCAAGTCAAAGAGAGCGAAGCAAATCGAGTCCTCGGACAGCACATCTTCCCATCCCAGACAGCAACAGCTGCGGCCTCCTCGTCTAAACCAAGGCCTTAACCCCACCTCTTGGTCTCCCTCTGAAACCTCGCAGTCAACTTTTCCCATAGCCTACCCCTCCGTGATGCCAGGCTACCCCCTGCAGGTTTACCCCAGAGCCAGCTCTGAAGCTCCCCGCACAGATGCCACTCTGCAAGGCTCTAGAGACAGCCAGGGCACCCAGGCCCCTTCCTGTccgtcatccatccatcccgcTTCCTACACCGCTCCCATGGTTACCCCCATCATGGCTCTCGTGCTGCCCAACTATGTGTACCCTCCAATGGCCGCTGGGCTGCCACCCCAACAGCCAGTGTTCCACGCAGAGACTGGTGGCTTCCCCACCCCAACGCAGCCTTTTTGTCAGGCTGCCTTTCCAGGCCAAGTCCTCTTCACAGCTCCACCTTCCTTTGCTATTCAGACCCAGTTCAACTCCCAGAACCACTTCGCGCCTCAAGCAACGTACCTGACCCCGTCGAACTACTTCCCCCCATCCGCGGAAACCCCAAAGGCCCCCGCGGAGGGCCAGTCTCGCTCCTCTACCCCGCAGTCTGGAGGAGGCCCGGCTTCCCCGCCCCTGTTTCAGTCTCGCTGCAGCTCACCTCTCaacctgctggagctggagctgtcCGTGGACAGGCAGGACAGCACAGTGGTCTCCTCTGGAGGACAAGGGAATAATACGgcggagagggagaaaggagcaAACGGAAGCCAGGCCAAGGAGAGGGAGCTGAAGCAGGTAAACAAGGAAAcaaatttctttttgtttgatttcgtctgtccttttctttttcttcccttttcctccCATAAGCCTCCCAATGTCTTTGACTGATGTCCTTCACCTGTAACATTCTTAAATCGGCAGGATAAAAATGTCAGTGCCTCGCTGAACCTCATCATTGTGGGTTGTTTGAACTCCGGTGGGTAGGCTGTGACATGTTCCCCCGAGACATCCATTCATACATCTCTCAGCCTTTGAGGATTTAATGTCATCGTCACGGCGATTCCTCCACATTATTCACTGTATTAAAGTGCAGCACCTTTTGCTATTGTATTGCTATGCCATGTGTAAAGTCAAGTCAGTCTAGACTCCTCAGATGAAATGTGGCCCAGGGGTGTTAATAAATAATGTTATTATCCCTTACACCCTTTAGCCATCTCTCAGTCTCCTTGGTCCACCTGGACCCTTGTATTGCGAGGGCACGTCCTGTGTCTGTGAGCGTTTGTCTTGGGATAAAGTGTGCTCTAGGCTGAGGGCTTACAGCAAAGAGGTAGGCAAATCATCAGAAAACCTCCACACTTCTCCAATCCCATTCCTCCCCAATTCCATATGTCAGTTGTAACTGTAACAGTCTCTCTTATTTTCCTTATGTGACCTGTGATTAGCATTTTTAATCTTGCAGTGTTCTTGTCTATCCAGTAAAACATATTGTGTAACATTGATTTTAAgtaaagaaatttaaaaaatacatagcATGATGTGAAAAACTATTGATTTATTGAGTTGCTTAAAGATAATTAAGACAAACCTTATTACTGTTATTACACTTGTACTGTATGGATGACTGTATGCACATACACGCTTTGATTTTGCATGCAAGAACCATACCAAAGCTGAAGCCATACAATCAACAGTGTTAGCAGCAGGAGCTAAATTTAGCATAAAAACGGTagaaaaatgttattgtttccTCTGTATTATACTGACATGTGACCAGGAACAGCCACTACTCTCTTCTGTTACACATTAAAGCAAGGATTTCCCCCCAAACTCACAAAATTTATGGTCCTTATGGTAATTATTGTAATGACAAATCAGATGCAGATCAGGATCACTGTCCTTTTCTAACTAACTGGTAATCATGTGGTGTTGTGCACCAAATGATTGGTGAGATGAACAGTTTTCCATCTCACTGCAGACACATACTTCCAGTTGAGTCTAAAAATGCTAGGCATGATGCAGCACAGCCGTTGACACTGCACCTGTGTTGTAAAGATGCAGGCGATGGAGTAAGCACTACGGGTAGTTGGCCAGAGCCATGATGTCAAGCTCCTCTTTAACGGTGCCActttcatgtttatgttttttcGCAGGCAAGTTCACGTGGCGACGGGAACAACAGTGACATCAACTCTTTATCCAGCGACATGTTGGACATAATTCTCCATGAGGACTCCTGCTCAGGCACTGGCTCAGCCACCTCAGGGTCCATGGGCTCAGGGTCCAATGGCTGTGGGACTTCAGCCAGCGGGACGTCTAACAGCGGGACATCTAAGAGCAGGACGTCGGGCAGTGCAGCCTCAGCCAGCGGGACCTCCGGCAGTGGAACAGGTATCTTATTGAGGTTTTGAGATGAGgtgaaatgtgcaacatgtGCAAGAAAAATTGTTTGTCGTTATTAGGTCCTTTACtattctgtaaaaaaaaacttttcagaCATTTAATACTGTGCTCATTGGATGTTCTCAGGAAGCAACAACAGTAGCAATTACTTTGGCAGCGTGGACTCATCCCAAAACAGCCAGAAGGTCAACAGTCACTTGAGCAGCAACGAGGGAAGGCCGATGGAGATGGACCAGAGCGAACACTTCATCAAGTATGTACTGCAGGACCCGCTGTGGCTGCTCGCGGCCAACACAGATGACAAGGTCATGATGAGCTATCAGCTACCCTCGCGGTGAGTAGGAGGACGGGGGCGTAACCAGTGAGGAGTCGGAGAGTGGCCCTGTAGACTGATAGTTTAGCAGCCTTCTGTTTGTAATAGAAGGCGAAGGGTAAGCACACATTCAGGCAGACTGTCCTATTGAACAGTGGACGATGTGCGTGCAGCCAGAAGGCAGGAGCATCAGAAAGGTGTCGTTATAGCTTATTTAATTTAGATAAGTTATCGCTTAGAAACAGATTGGTACGTGACActcttcaaacaaaaaaaaatctagtgCTCTGACCAGGTCTGATTTAATTCTGACAGAGTAGGCAGGGATTGGAGCCAGTGAAATCCTTCCGGTTGTAGAATTTATCAGCATGAGCAGCTGAGTTTTCAGCAATGTCATTCCCAACGTCTCTCACTGTCGCTCTCCTCGATGCTGTCATGAGTTTTCTGCCTCCTggctgcacacacgcacacacacacacacacacactcacacacacacacacacacacacacacacacacacgtctaaGTGGAGTCGCTAGGAAACCTGTCTGTGGGCTGCTGAAGTGTGATGACAGTACTGTTACTCCATTCGCACTCCAGTTTGTACTGTTTCGCTGTCTTCAGGCAGCAGTGCTAAACATAGCAATCAGCCCTTTTTACTCAAGAAGTCTTAACTTCCACTGCTTGCCCCTGCTGTCCTGTGTGCACACCCAAAAAATGGCCATACTGTCATACAGCATGGTGTGTACTGCTTTGCATTCTTGCCTCATTTGTGCATTTGATATAGCACTTTTTTCTattgtggtgtgtttttcttctctaaataaaaacaagaggCGGTGTGCATgtctcacactgacactgtttggagtgaccactagatggcaccCTTTGGATAAGAGATGCCTGACACAGAATGAGACTGTAGATGGTTATCAGCACTGTGGGTTACAGACTTTGATAACTTAGATAATTACAAAATCAAAGCTGGTTGTTTTCCTAACGTTGATGATATGTAATCCAACCCGCTTAGTTGCAAACCCAGCCCTCataaagtgtttttacattggGCTGTCGGGTTGAGTAATGaatgtggctgtttgtgtgtttgctgtgtctgcagtgaCATCCAGAGGGTgctcagagaggacagagagaagctgaggCTGTTCCAAAAAAGTCAGCCTCGCTtctcagaggagcagaagaaggagCTGATCGAGGTCCACCCCTGGATTAAGAAGGGAGGTCTGCCCAAGGTGATAGACATCAAGGTATAGCGACATTTTCTTTGAGGCCACATCATTTCATTATAATTAGACTTTGAAATGGTATATgtgctgcatgaaaaaaatgctgaaaaggTTTtagtgcactttttttttatttgcattgctGAAAATGAAGGTTTTAGTCAAGGTGGTTTTATAGCTTTACATCTCACCTTCTCATGTTCATGTCTCGTCCAGGCCTGCTCCTGCTGTGACAGCGCCTCAGAggcggcagcagcagtagtgGCGCCGGCGGAGGAGGATCAGCCAGACCTGGACATCAGTGACGCAGAGACAGGGGTGGTCGGCTGTCAGCAGAGGCCCAGAGAAGAACCCACGAACACTGTTGTCATTTCCTGCCACGGCCCTTCTCCTGGCCCCAGCTCACAGACGCAATGAGCAAGACAATAAACTGCTTAAGGCTGTGAGTGACACTGAGTTCCCGTCAGCCTCTTGTTCTGCACGACTGTGAAGAGGAACCTCCTTTAACATGGAGCATTTACAGGCCCTTTGCTGTTCACACAAAACTCTTCATTACTGTCTCCgtcttgctgtgtttttctgagtCAAACCTGTTTATACGCCAGACAAAAACTGGCTCAAACAGTCTAaacttgtgtaaaatgtgaatatacGTAATGGACatcaaatgacattttattttattttgataagCTTAAGGCACCTAAGGAAAGCCTTTCATGCATTAGGAGACGCAGAGCCCAATAAGGGAAATACAATAGTGCTCAAACAGCAGGCAGCACAGTAGAggtcaaacaaacatgaaccaACTGGAAGCTACATGATTCACATGCCAGGATGTGGCTCAGTGGTGTTCTGTTACAGCTACTGAATAAATTTAGTATTTTGCGACGCAGCTTCTTCATTCGCAAGAACTGAGGAATGACGACAACAGCTACGTCAGCATGTGGTGAGAACAGGTGGGGTTAAGGCAACTTGGTTTCAGTCTCTCCTGTACTGCCTATCAAGCACAAGTGCACTTTGTGGGCTGCACTGGAAGAGCAACATGCACAAGACTCCTGTAGATCTGCTGTATTTGCCTGAGTTAGTTTCTGAAACTAAACTGCAATGGATGAAGTACTATAGACTTTTGGAAGCGTAAAGTAGCAGGAAATGGAAATTCTGAAATCCACACACGGGCACGGTGGCTGGTTGTGAAAACATTTGAGACTGCACTGAGAAGAAGGTGCAACACGTACTGTGTTCCTCACTGGCCCATCGTGTTAAATTACATCTGAGAATTTAaattttctttctcatttggAGCTGCAGGTGTCAGTAATGCAGCTTTTAGAGttcattctttgtgtgtgtcctatCATCAGCTTCTAACTTACCACATTTTTGTCAGCTGTGAAACTTTTTCTGACTTCACAGATGCCTTTCGTTTAAGGAAAATGTATCACATCTCAATGCTTGTGTGAATGTTTATCTCTCTGACTCtgagcatatatatatatacataaatatatttttacatacaaTAATTGTTTCTGCAGAAAAGAGAGATCATGTATATGTGTTTTTAAGTTATAATGGAAAAGCCAGTTAAAGCAGGACCAAgattattatatttattgtaaatacaattttaaaaatgtgagttGTGTAGCCAACATTTGGACGATTCCCACCATGGACTGGAAGGTACTTGAGTTGCACCAGCATGTTGTTTATGGTGGGTGATAAAAATAAAGTGAGGAGAATATTGATGTTTTCCCCAGTTTAAAAGTGTGCCACATGACACTTAAACTGATGCTGGCCCTCATAAATATGGAGCAGAGCATCCTGTGGAAGTGACCGAAGCTCATCACTGTTCAGAACAAACATGTGGCCACTTCAGAAGTCAAGGTTTAGGGTTATTGCACGGGTATAAAGCAGCTCCGACAGATGCCGAGTGGCTGTGTGTGGAGCTTTCCTTCACTTTGAAGCTTAGCTGTGATTTGGCAGTGCTCTTCTTGGCAACTTGAACATTTCCTGaatttgtcttttgtctttctgttatTTGAACAGACATTGACAACAATGCaccttcatttattttctttgcttctttttaaTGACGGACAATCTGTTATATTTGTTAAATTTTCTCTAATTAAAACGATGCCTAATTTACCATTGAGtgtgttgtgaaatgttttcatgaagCGGTTTCTCCCTTGCGTGCAGGCCTTAATTGACGTTTATTAATTCAGCGCACAAGCAGCACATATTAGGTTAAATTGGACAAACACTAGACTCGGTGAAGATTGCAGCTGTTAATGGGCCAGTTAATGAGTATAAACGACTCGGGACATTAATGCATGTTTGCAGCAGATCGATGTTTGGCAAGTTAAGGAGTGGgcaattgattgattgattttcagCACGAATTCAATGAAAATACACCTCAAGAAATGTTAACTTTGAAatctcaaaaatgaaaaaatgtatcAATGACTCGTTATCCTAAAGTCATGACATTCACCTTCCCGATGCAAACGGATGTCTGGCCCCGACCCCTGAAACAATAGCTGAGATTCAGGCTGGTGACAGTCGGATCCTCCGGTCCACGGCTGAGCAGGCCTGATCAAAGCGACCCTCTTCCCTCCACCCCCGCCGTTCACACCTTCACGAAATTCACAAACTGCCCTCCTGCAGCGGTCATTTGCACCTCTGGAGACCCGCAAATCCGGTCTAGTCAGCACGCAGACGCATACAGATCTAAGCCGCCTGTGTCAAGTTCGTCATCAGTCAGCACTTTCTTTCTTATCCTTCTGGGGGGTAAACGGTTAATAGTATGCAGTCCTATAATGTTGGCATTTGGTGTGAAGtagtaaaaagtaaaagtaacagTAATACTACAATGTGCTGCATTATGCATAAAGTCCCCAGAGATGACCAGAGATGATGttagtgcattattttttatcattggTGCATTGacataagcagcattttgtacCTTCAAAAGCTTCAATCTTCAAAGTAACTATTAACAATAGCTGTCAGATGagtgcagtggagtaaaaagtataagatttccctctgacatgtaCTGGAGTGGAAGCATGAAGCAGCACAAAATGGAAGTACTCAGGTGAAGTATGTTGTGTCCAGGTGGAGCAAATCTGAACTGCTGTATAGATTGTTGTAGTTTAATCTGCGATCATCAGAGttgatcatatgttttgtttaaGTATAGTACTGTCAGATAAATAGTGAATGAAAAAGTTCTATATTTCCCCCTGAGGTTTAGTGGGGCGccataaaatacacacacaaagtacaagCACAGTGGAATTGTACTTCATTACAGCACTTGAGTACTAAGTTAATTTCCAACACTGGAGATATGTAATGCTGAACAGAATAAATGCTCGGCTGTAATCCCAGGCTCTGTCTGTTAATCCTTTTCTCGTCATTTCACCCTCTCAGAATGGGCGTGTAAAGGCCGTGGATGGTGTAAGAAATGACACTTGGTGTGGACATCACAGGAACACCAGAGGGGGCATCTGACTGGAGATGGATTAAGAGCGGCCTGGGATTGCCGTCTTTTCTTATTCATTTGTCGTTGCTGGGGCTGATGGTGCAGAGGCAGAACAGTGTCTGTGGCTCTCACCAGGACCACACAGTTCAAAAAAGCTGTCTGTGAATTAGCATGGGACTCTTTGCCCCCTTCTCCAGCTGGTATAGCTAGATTTTTataagaaaatgtattttgtcataTGCACTGAACTATTTAGCAAAAGACCACATATTTTATAACCCTCACATGCAGTGtaatacattacattacaatgaAAAAACATACAGTCTCAAACTGATCGGTTGATGGAGGACTGCTCGACAGCCGTGGCTTTGTTAGTCAAGAGAACAATTCAATGGCTGAGCAAGTTATTTGTTCCcatgttattttaaaactgcacCATCAGAAAAGCTGAAGTCAAGCAGAGTTATAAAACCCATTTGCCAAGTCCTCAGCTAGGCCTATATAAGGAGTGAGTGGATTACTCATTTCACACCTCACGAATGCCTACGATGTGCTAAGGGATCTTGGAGAGAGAGTGCACACAAATGGTCCACAAATGCAGAGTAATAAGTAATATCTCGAAAACAGACGTGGGTGGGTGGATAGTGGGATCcttgtgtgtgaaatgtggcCTTTTttgaagaagctgctgcacagacagaatttaaaacaagcaaaacgGTATTTATTGAAACTTATAAGTTGAGGTAGCCTACCAACAGTCATTTGACACTTATAAATACAAAGTTAAGGACGtcctaaataaaaaataatttacaaacAGCTAACAATGCATCTCTAGTGGGACACCTATCGTCTATACAGCCCAGTCATATTCAACAAGTAAATATTTACATATGCATATACCCCTTCACTGAGAGCAGGCCCCTCTCAGGCCAATACACTTCCGAATGAAGACCCTACAGGTCTCTGACTTCTGCAAAACAGATTTAATTACATACGTTatttattaaatacattttagtttAATTGTAGTTCCCCAATAATTACACAAAGAGCTTCTCCGCTGTATTTCAACACTTTCCAAAGTTGTCATCTcagcagtgtttctgtcatgtaCCAGGGCCTACCCCATTAAACATCCTAACCGAAGCATTTAATCATCTACTGTAGTTTAAACATcctattccttttttttttttggttttaaattATCTACCATGGTCTCCACACTGACTTTGAGTAAGTCATGGAAGACCAGCTCAACACATCCTGGCAGTCAGCCTCCTCTGAAGAAGAAACGTGACTTTGCTCCGAGTCTGTGTCATCCAGGTCGGAGCAGAGGTCGtcggtggaggtggtggagggggctGGGGACACCAGGGACGTGTACATGCTCTCAGACAGGGACCAAGTGCTGTTGCCACCGGGGCACTCTGACACCGTGTCCGGCAGCATCACTCGGAGGCGGTCTTCGTCGCTCAGGGGCATGCTCTCCAGTAGGTGGTTCAACAGCTCCGCGGCTACAGTCGGGTCAATTCCCGGACAGCTGGACACGAAAGTGTGCACGTCATGCATACACTGGATGTAGCCCGCCGCAAAGCGCTCACAGGCCTCCCGGTTCACAGCGTCCACTTCTACGgaaagacaaaataacacaCTCGTTAGCTTAGATGTTAGCAACTTAAACGGATGCTTTTagactctctgctctgattggctgagccgCGGACGAAGACGTACACCTGTGGCCGCAGTACAGTTGAGTAAAGTATTAATGCGCCAACCGTTATAAATTAAATTCTTGTTAGCTTTAAAGAACGATATTGTTCAGTGGAAGAATGTCACGTAAGAAATAAGATAGTTTACGTGAACAATTTTTGGAGAAATTTAAACTATGTAACTAACTTTTGCTCAATGGCGTCCAC includes:
- the hes6 gene encoding transcription cofactor HES-6, translating into MAPIRNNTNGMDRGDDCGGIKSDRKMRKPLVEKKRRARINESLQELRVLIADTDLQSKMENAEVLEMTVKRVESILQSRAQEVDAVNREACERFAAGYIQCMHDVHTFVSSCPGIDPTVAAELLNHLLESMPLSDEDRLRVMLPDTVSECPGGNSTWSLSESMYTSLVSPAPSTTSTDDLCSDLDDTDSEQSHVSSSEEADCQDVLSWSSMTYSKSVWRPW